The window CGCAGCCGCTCGACGGCGCCCTGCACGTCACCGACCGCCGCGCGCGACTCGGCGTCCGCGCGCACGGCCCGCAGCCGCTGACCCAGCCGTTCCCACAGTTGCGCAGCGCTGCCCCAGGCCAGCGCATCCTGCCGGTGGACGGCCACCCAGGTCTGAAGGCGGTCGACGGCCGCGCGCTGCATCTCGGGCGGGCTGCCTGGCAGCAGCGCGCGTTGCGCCTGCGCAAGCAGCAGCGTGCGGGAGTCCTGCCCTCCCGGCGCGGCCAGCAGGCTGCCGAGCACGGGGTCGGCGCGCATGCCATCGCTGCGCACCAGCAGACCTTGCAGCGTCAACAGCGCCAAGGCATTCATGGCGTCCTTGTCGCCGTCCGCCAGCGGACGTGCAGCGCTCAAGGCCGCGTCGGCGCGCGAGAAATCGCGCCGCAGGATCGACGCCAGCGCACTGCCGTACAGCGCCCCCAGCCGGTCGGCGGGCGCGGCGACGGTGGCCAGGGCCCGCTCGGTGTCGAAGTCCTGGGCGCGCTGGAGCGCGCTGTCGCGCGTGTCCATCAGCACGCGGGCGCGGGCCTGCATCAGCACGTGCAGCAGCGGCCGGGGCGGCGGCGCGGTATGGGCCACACCGAGGCGCGAGCGGGCTTCGCCGATGCGTTCGGTGGTCAGCGGGTGGCTGCGCAGGTAAGGGTAATTCTGGCTGTCGTTCAGGCGCGAGGCCTGCAGCAGCTTCTCGAACATCGCCGGCATGCCGGCCGGCGAGTAGCCGGCGCCGGTGAGTACGTTGAAGCCCACGCGGTCGGCCTCGCGCTCTGCATCGCGCGAATAGTTCAGCTGCCCCTGCACGGCCACCGCCTGCCCGCCGGTGATCAGCGCATTGGCGGCCTCCGGGCTGCGACTGGCCGCGAGCACGCCGAGGATCAGCCCTGCGATTCCGGCCAGAGACGTGAGCTTGTTCGCGCCCACGCTGCGCGCGATGTGCCGCTGCGTCACGTGCGACAGCTCGTGCGCCAGCACCGAGGCCAGTTCGGCAGGCGTCGCCGTGATGGCCATCAGGCCCAGGTGCACGCCCATGTAGCCACCCGGCAGCGCGAAGGCGTTCACCGTGCGGTCGCGCACGAGGAAGGCCTCCCACGCGAAGCGCTCGTCCAGCTCCGTCGGGATGTTGCCGCGCTCGCGCGACGACACGATGAGCGCGCTCATCATGGTCTGCACGTACTCGAGCAGGATCGGGTCGTCGAGATAATCCGCATCGCGTCGGATGTCGCGCATGATGCGGTCGCCGATGCGGCGCTCGTTCGGTACCGAGATGTCGTCGGACGCGCTGTCGCCCAGGGCCGGCAGGTTGTTGCGCGAGCCAGGACTGCCCTGCTGCGCCAGGGCGGCGGGCGCCAGGCCTTGTGCGGCAAGGGCCAGGCTCAAGGCCAGCGGCAGAGCACGCGGCCAGCGGCGGCGTCGGTCAGAAGCCATCGAAAGGCGCATAGCCCACCAGTTCGCCGCTGCCGGCGTCGAGTAATGCGACCCAGTCGGCACGGCGCGCGAACAGGGGGAGGAACTTCAGTTGCTCGTCGCTGCTGCCAGTTGCGGCAATGTACTTCTGCAGTTCGGCGGATCGCGTGATGTGGCGCTTTCGCAGTTCGGAGAGAGGTTTTGCGCTTTGAAGCAATGCGGCCTTCGTTTCGGACGCCGGCAGCCAGAACTCCGGGCGCTGACCGATATCGACGCCGGCCATGGCCATTTCGATAGATTCGAGGCGTTCTGCATCCGTGGCTCGGCGCGCGGCCAGCACATGGATCCCGTGCCAAGGCAAATCCCTGAACTCTGGTGGGGCCTTGGCAAGCTCTGCCGCAGGGAGGTC is drawn from Methylibium petroleiphilum PM1 and contains these coding sequences:
- a CDS encoding M48 family metalloprotease, with the protein product MASDRRRRWPRALPLALSLALAAQGLAPAALAQQGSPGSRNNLPALGDSASDDISVPNERRIGDRIMRDIRRDADYLDDPILLEYVQTMMSALIVSSRERGNIPTELDERFAWEAFLVRDRTVNAFALPGGYMGVHLGLMAITATPAELASVLAHELSHVTQRHIARSVGANKLTSLAGIAGLILGVLAASRSPEAANALITGGQAVAVQGQLNYSRDAEREADRVGFNVLTGAGYSPAGMPAMFEKLLQASRLNDSQNYPYLRSHPLTTERIGEARSRLGVAHTAPPPRPLLHVLMQARARVLMDTRDSALQRAQDFDTERALATVAAPADRLGALYGSALASILRRDFSRADAALSAARPLADGDKDAMNALALLTLQGLLVRSDGMRADPVLGSLLAAPGGQDSRTLLLAQAQRALLPGSPPEMQRAAVDRLQTWVAVHRQDALAWGSAAQLWERLGQRLRAVRADAESRAAVGDVQGAVERLRAAQKLARTATGSDFIEASVLESRLRELELQRRQIIAEERGEL
- the tfpZ gene encoding TfpX/TfpZ family type IV pilin accessory protein, with translation MDQSFPSPASPPPAQRFSLGPRLRAAGIHLGLSAVIAALAAALVFGLWYPTPFREISGGRELFFIVVAVDVVLGPLITFAVFDRRKPWRELRRDLAIVGIIQIAGLLYGLHTVYVARPAVMVLEVDRLRVLTAVDLPAAELAKAPPEFRDLPWHGIHVLAARRATDAERLESIEMAMAGVDIGQRPEFWLPASETKAALLQSAKPLSELRKRHITRSAELQKYIAATGSSDEQLKFLPLFARRADWVALLDAGSGELVGYAPFDGF